The Triticum aestivum cultivar Chinese Spring chromosome 6D, IWGSC CS RefSeq v2.1, whole genome shotgun sequence genomic sequence gagtgggagggggcaaaccctaggtccagatgggccttagggcccatctagtggggcgccccccctctcctccccttggccgccccccttgatgggatctagggctggccgcctcctcttgggggtggaaaccctaaggggggcgcagccccctcccccctatatatagttgaggtttgggctgccatacagacacgagaaagtctccttttggcgcagcccttcccctctccctcctcctcctctcccgcggtgcttggcgaagccctgcgggattgccacgctcctccaccaccaccacgccgtcgtgctgctgctggatggagtcttccccaacctctccctctctccttgctggatcaaggcgtgggagacgtcaccgggctgcacgtgtgttgaacgcggaggcaccgttctttcggtgcttagatcggaatcaaccgcgatctgaatcgctacgagtacgactccctcatccgcgttcttgcaacgcttccgcatcgcgatctacaagggtatgtagatgcactccccttcccctcgttgctagattactccatagattgatcttggtgatgcgtagaaaattttgaatttctgctacgttccccaacaaatgtaatgtaggcatgtattccgaatatagtcatacatgcttatggaaaagaacttgcatgacatcttttgtcctaccctctcggggcagcggggtcctattggaaactaagggatattaaggcctccttttaatagagtaccggaccaaagcattaacacttagtgaatacatgaactcctcaaactacggtcatcaccgggagtggtcccgattattgtcacttcggggttgccggatcataacacatagtaggtgactattgacttgcaagataggatcaagaactcacatatattcatgaaaacataataggttcagatctgaaatcatggcactcgggccctggtgacaagtattaagcatagcaaagtcatagcaacatcaatcttagaacataatggatactagggatcaaaccctaacaaaactaactcgattacatggtaaatctcatccaacccatcaccgtccagcaagcctacgatggaattactcacggacggcggtgagcatcatgaaattggtgatggaggatggttgatgacgacggattcccctctctagagccccgaacggactccagatcagccctcccgagaaagattagggcttggcggcggctccgtatcgtaaaacgcgatgaatccttctctctctctttttctccccgaacatgaatatatggagttggggttgaggtcggtggagctccagggggcccacgaggcaggagggcgcgccccccaccctcgtggccagggtgtgggcccccttcggttgattctttcgccagtattttttattaattccaaaacgtatctccgtggattttcaggtcattccgagaacttttatttctgcacaaaaataacaccatggcaattctgctgaaaacaacgtcagtccgggttagttccattcaaatcatgcaagttagagtccaaaacaagggcagaagtgtttggaaaagtagatacgttggagacgtgtcaatcgcgaagacgttcgactacatcaaccgcgttaacctaacgcttccactttcggtctacgagggtacgtggacacactctccccctcttgttgctatgcatctcctagatagatcttgagtgatcgtaggaaattttttgaaattgcatctacgttccccaacagagccagtatgggcatccaggttccggtattggttattgaccggagaggtgtctcggtcatgtcaacatagttctcaaacccgtagggtccgcacgcttaacgttcgatgacgatattgtattatatgagttatgtgatttggtgaccgaatgttgttcggagtcccggatgagatcacggacatgacgaggactatcgaaatggtcaagaggtaaatattgatatataggacgatagtattcggacaccggaagtgttccggagtgtatcgggtattcatcggagtaccggaggggttaccggaacccctcccccccccccggggggggaatatatgggccatatgggccatgagaggggagcacaccagcccacaaggggtggcgcccccccccccatggaaGGAGGCCGACtgggagaagggaaagagggggttcagcccccccccctttccttctctccttccccttcccttttccccctccggcaattatggaaggggggaggccgaattggggaagaccccaagtaggattcggcctacttggggcgccccctggctgcctttcctcccctcccacctatatatatgtggggaggggggcgcctagaacacacaacatcaattattagccgtgtgcggcgcccccctccacagtttacacccggtcatattctcgcggtgcttaggcgaagccctgcgcggatcacttcaccatcaccgtcaccacgccatcgtgctgacggaactcatctacaacctcgacatcttgctggatcatgaaggcgagggacgtcaccgagctgaacgtgtgcagaactcggaggtgtcgtacgttcggtacttgatcggtggagcgcgaagaaagttcgactacatcaatcgcgttgggaaacgcttccgctttcgatctacgagggtacgtagacacactctccccctcgttgctatgcatctccatggatagatcattgcgtgcgcgtagaaatttttttgttttccatgcaacgtttcccaacaccatGGAAGCCTATTACAGAGAATGTTTTGATGACATATGGATGTATTCACTCTGTGTGGAGCGATAAAGGCAAGTAAGACTAGTGTGTAGTGAAAATTGACAtgatgaaccccccccccccctctcccaagAAAAATAATGACAAGGCATATGATCATATTGAGTAGGTCTATCTACAAGGAATCATataacaactaaaatttgaagaTAAATGGTCATTAGTGATGAGGTTGTCTCTTCACTAAGCTTCCAGGGAaaggttaatggtgaattattatCATCTTTTCGGCCATCCATAGGCATTCGCCAGGGAGACCCAATATCCCCGTACATATTCCTCTTATATGGAGAAGAGCTCCTGCATATTGAAAAGCTACGATGGTGGATGAATTGATTGGGGAATTTGTGTTGGGTTGTGGCAACATGGATTGCTCACTCGCTCTTTGAGGGTTTTAAGTTTCAGTTCAATTAGGAGGGTGCTAATGCATTTGTTCATCATTGTGTGAGGGCCATACTCAACCTAGAACCTAATTCTACCCATTTTGATGTGATCCATGACACTTCGGATGATCATGTACAATCGGATATAATATCGTTTGAGATTTAATAAATTGACTTGACGTGCGGTTGTTCTACGTAATTAACGTAACAAACTAGGTGGATAAATATGATTGGAGGTGAGGGGAAGGACGGCCCACCCCTCTAAAAATCAAGGGGGGAGAGGTTTAGTTGTTAGGAAGCTTACATAAAGAGCTACGTAGCTCTTCATAGATGTAGATTTTCGGTTCTAAAATATACTGTCGCGAGCAAATAACCCACTTTGTGGATGGATGGACCATGTTCCTTGGCTTGCTTCCGCGAATCAATTTTTACAAACATAATCCATCTCTTGTTGCATAAAGACAAAGACAAACATTTTCATGATGGGCCTTAACTGATTTTTTTACTACAGTAGTacactatttttttttcttttaaatcccttgTCCTTTTGAACTGTTCCAGTTTTGTTCGCGAAGCGGCGTTGTGCTAATTAATTCAAGCCGTGTTCGTCAGCCGAGAGCGGCACGGGGGGCATGAGGTGCTGCATCTCCATCTGGAGGTTGAAGTCGTCTTTCGTGATCGACTCCGGCGGCTTGTCAGGCCACACCTCCACCAAATCTTCGCCGCCGAACAGGCCGGACacctcctcctctgccaccaccaagCTCGCGGCCATCCTCTTCGCAGGCTTCACGCCATCTGCGCGTGTGTCGACGACATTTATCATGCATGGCATTGTTAACTCACCGGAGTCGGACGTGACGTATTTGGATTGAGAGAGAGACGATGGTCAAGATCCAACTCACCGAAGCAGTCGCATTTCCCGCCATAATGCGAGGTCACGTCGCCTTCGGATCGGCTGCCACTGCCACCGCTGAGGCCGGACGGCCACGCGGAGTAGTCGTTCTCGTTGTAGACCAGCTCCGGCATGGACGTAACGCGGAGCAGGGCGGCGCCGGGCAGCCGCTGgtcctgctcgaggacgagcatctCGAGCGGCCCGCCGGCGTCCGCGGGAGATTGGTTCGAAGGGAGCTCCTGTACAGCGGGGGGCACCAACGGTGGCATCCCCGGTGCGTCGGCGTAAAGCTTGTTGGCGTGGCCGAGGCCGGCGGAAACCTCGTCGTGGTGGAGGTACGGTACTTGCGCTGCGAGGAGGGCCTGCGGGTTGTGGCTAATGTTGCCGGTAAATTGGAAAGGCTGCGGAGGAGCGACGTTGTTGTAGGCGGGGTGGAACGGCGGCGCAGCCGGCCAGGCGAACTGGTCCGCGGCCGCGTCCAGGAGGAGCGGTGCTTGGAGGCTGCTGGCGTTGCCGTCGGCGTCGACGATGGGCCTCAGCTTGCCGGCGCGGACGAGCGCCACCTCCCGCTCGACATCCGGCGGGTACAGGGCCATGCCGGCGCGCTTCCGCCGCTT encodes the following:
- the LOC123141285 gene encoding transcription factor MYB97; this translates as MAVEAPQPEQAAGESVEQGAAAGGGRLKKGPWTPDEDQLLVEHVRRHGEGSWNAVRRETGLLRCGKSCRLRWANHLRPNLKRGPFSPEEERLILRLHALIGNKWARISAHLPGRTDNEIKNYWNTRLKRRKRAGMALYPPDVEREVALVRAGKLRPIVDADGNASSLQAPLLLDAAADQFAWPAAPPFHPAYNNVAPPQPFQFTGNISHNPQALLAAQVPYLHHDEVSAGLGHANKLYADAPGMPPLVPPAVQELPSNQSPADAGGPLEMLVLEQDQRLPGAALLRVTSMPELVYNENDYSAWPSGLSGGSGSRSEGDVTSHYGGKCDCFDGVKPAKRMAASLVVAEEEVSGLFGGEDLVEVWPDKPPESITKDDFNLQMEMQHLMPPVPLSADEHGLN